CGGTCTGGTCGAACTCACGCTTGGTGATGCCTCGCTGCAGCGATATCGCCCCCATTTGCACGATTTCCGCGGCATCGCGCCCCAGCATGTGGAGGCCAAGGACCCGGTCACTGCGCTTGTCGACGACCAGTTTCATCATGACGCGCTCGGGGCTTCTGGCCAGCATCGCCCGCATTGGCCGGAAGTTCGCGCGGTAGACAGTGATTTCGGGATGCGCGGCGCGCGCCTGCTGCTCGCTCATCCCGACACTCGCAATCTCAGGCGTGGAGAAGACTGCCGTCGGCGTGAAACCAAAGTCCGGCGAACACGACTGGGATGCCCCAAACAGCGACTGTGCGAGCCACTGTCCTTGCCGTATGGCGACCGGCGTAAGGTTCAACTGGCCGATCGCATCCCCAATGGCGTAGACGCCGTGCAGCGACGTCGCGTAGCGGCTATCCACGGCAATGGCACCGTTCGGACGCAGCGCGAGTACGCCGCCCGCAGCAGCTGTGTTTGGCAAGCGGCCGGTCGCGTTCATGACAACGTCGCAATCGAAAGACTGTCCTGCGTGATCGGTCACGCGATAGCCCACCGTCAGGGTTTCGATGCGGCGAACCTGGCAATTCAATCGCATTGAGATGCCCTGCTCATGGTACGCGGCAAGGACGCCGGCCTGCACATCGGCATCGAATCCCCGGAGAACCGTCTGGCCTCCGTGAAGCACCGACACGTCGGCACCCAGTCCCCTGAAGATGCCAGCGAACTCGAGCGCGATATAGCCGCCACCGATGATCGCCACGCGGCGCGGCAGTTGCGGCAGTCCAAAAACCTCGTCCGACGTGATCGCATACTCTGCCCCTTGCATGCTCAGGGGCGCAGGCGCTGCACCGGTTGCGACAATGATGTGCCTGGCGAACACCCGCTGGCCCGATGCAAGACGCACACAGCCACTGGCCTCGACCGACGCGCTCTCGTCAAAGATCGTGACCTGGCTGCTATCCAGGCCCTTGCGGTACAAATGCTCGAGGCGGAGCACTTCTTCCGAGATGCCGTCGCGCAGCGCACGCCAGTCGTGGCCCTTGGCCTCAAGGTTCCACCCGAAGCCGATCGCGTCCATGGCTTCCGCCCGGTAGCGACTGGCCGTGACGAGAAGCTTCTTTGGCACACAGCCACGAATCACACAGGTGCCGCCTACCCGCGATTGTTCCGCGATCCCGACCCGCGCGCCGAGTGCGGCGGCAGTACGTGCCGCTCTCACTCCGCCGGAGCCGGCGCCTATGACAAACAGGTCAAAGGTATCCATGTTGTCGTCCACGGCGGTCACCGTGCCATTGCGGTGTCTTCCGTCGGCGCGCTCTCCGGTTCGAGCAGCCTGTCCCGAACCAGCACACCTTCGGCATACAAGGCGTCGATCTCGTCGTCGCCGAGGCCCGCAAATTCCTGCAAGACCTGTTCGTTGTGTTCGCCGAGCAGGTCCGCCTTCAGGGAAGACGAATACTTCCAGGCCGAAAATCTCGCCGGCGGCCCCGGGATCTGGAACTCGCCGACGTAAGGATCACTGACCGTGCGCACAACGCCGCGCTCCCGCAGGTGGGGATGCTCCATGGCCTCGCGCAGGGTGAGGACTGGCGCGCAGGGGATCCGTTCGCGCTCCAGTGCCTTGATGGCCGCGTCCCTGGTCGGAAACGTACCGAGCCACGACTCCAGGATCTCCTTCAGTTGCGCGTTGTTGTCACGGCGCAGCGCCGCAGTGGCAAAGCGGGGGTCGGTCAACAGGTCATCGCGCCCCAGCGCCGACACGAATTGCTCCCATTGGTGCGGGAGCGTGG
This genomic window from Cupriavidus sp. P-10 contains:
- the gorA gene encoding glutathione-disulfide reductase, which codes for MDDNMDTFDLFVIGAGSGGVRAARTAAALGARVGIAEQSRVGGTCVIRGCVPKKLLVTASRYRAEAMDAIGFGWNLEAKGHDWRALRDGISEEVLRLEHLYRKGLDSSQVTIFDESASVEASGCVRLASGQRVFARHIIVATGAAPAPLSMQGAEYAITSDEVFGLPQLPRRVAIIGGGYIALEFAGIFRGLGADVSVLHGGQTVLRGFDADVQAGVLAAYHEQGISMRLNCQVRRIETLTVGYRVTDHAGQSFDCDVVMNATGRLPNTAAAGGVLALRPNGAIAVDSRYATSLHGVYAIGDAIGQLNLTPVAIRQGQWLAQSLFGASQSCSPDFGFTPTAVFSTPEIASVGMSEQQARAAHPEITVYRANFRPMRAMLARSPERVMMKLVVDKRSDRVLGLHMLGRDAAEIVQMGAISLQRGITKREFDQTVALHPSVAEEFVTMRNHD